The following is a genomic window from Canis lupus familiaris isolate Mischka breed German Shepherd chromosome 10, alternate assembly UU_Cfam_GSD_1.0, whole genome shotgun sequence.
aaaggCTGGTATGTACctataccacatttttttcacCCATTCATCAGAGGATGGACGTTTGGGTCGTTTccacatttggctattgtgaataacgctgAAAGGAAGATAAGAGTATAGAtaatctctttgagatcctgttttcaattttttttttttttttttggataaaattcCTGAAgtaggattgctagatcatatacgtggtagttctatttaaaaatttttttgaggaaacttgatactttcttttttttttaagattttttaaaaaaagattttatttatttattcatgatcgacagagagggagagagagaggggcagagacacaggcagagggggaagcaggctccatgcagggagcctgatgtgggattcgatcctgggtctccaggatcacgccctgggctgaaggaggcgctaaaccgctgagccgcctgggctCCCTTGATACTGTCcttcattttatattcctaccaacagtgcacaagagttctaatttctccacatcctttttgtgttttttttttttttttacttttttttttttttttgtcttaaaggtataaggtgatattgtggttttgatttgtacttccctggtgattagtgatgttgaacatcatttcatccacctgttgtccatttgtatgtcttctttggagaaacatctattcaagtctgttgtccatttttaaattggtttatttgtttgcttttctgctATTTAGCaggagttccttatgtattttgaatattaaacccttatcagatggatggtttgcaaatattttctcccaccctATAGGTTGCCTCAACactgtattgttttcttttccatgtgaaTTGGAATCCGATGAAGTcccaatttgtctatttttgcttttgttgcttgtgcttttggtatcctGTCCAAGAAATCATtgattgccaagaccaatgtcatcaagcttttcccctatattttcttgtgagagttttatagtttcaggtctttatgtttaagtctttaatccatttatagttgatttttgtgtatggtataaggttcttttattttttttttcccctatggatATCCATTTTTCCCAGCACAGCTTGTGAAGACattatccttttcccattgtataaTCTTGGCATCCTTTTTGAGGATCATTTATCCatgtgtgtgggtttatttctgggcttaaTATTCTGTTCCTTTCGTCTATATGTCTGCCTTAATGccggtaccatactgttttggtaCTTTGTAATATGTTTTAAAGCCAGAAAGTGTGAGGTCTCCAcctttatttgtctttctcaaggttattttggctattcaaagacctttgagattccatatgaattttttggttgttttttctttttcttcaaaaaatgtcaTTAGGACTTTGctaaggattgcactgaatctgtagattgctttgggtaatatggacattttaacaatattatgtcttccaatctatgaatgCAGGACATCtttttatttggtcttttttcatttcttctagctATAttactttgtagttttcagtataaaagtcttttgttccttttgttaagtttatttctaaatattttatcctttttgatgctgttgtacATGCGGTTGTTTTCTTAATGTCCTTTTTGGAAGGTTaattgtgtatagaaatgcaattgatttttgtttgttgatttttatcctgtgactttgctgagtTTTTATATTACTTCTAatgatgtgtgtgtctgtgtgtagggTTTTCTATAGATAGATCATATCATCtataaatagacaaaaatgtaatttcttcctttctgatttagggatgacttttatttctttttcttgtcagtCGCTCTTGTTAGGACTTCTggaactatgttgaatagaagtggtgagagtgaagaTCCTTGCCTTGATCCTGATCTTAGAGGGGCTTTTAGTTTTTCACccttgagtatgatgttaattatgggcttttcatagatggcctttatcaTTACTTTGAGATAATTGCCTTCTTCCTAGTTTGTTGGCTGGTTTCTTATCATGAAAAGGTGTTGAGTTTTATCAggtgctttttctgtgtctattgaaatgatcatgagATATTTATGCTTTGTTCATCATCTGGTGAACtgtccttgcatcccagggatagaTGCTGCTTGATAATGGCGTATGATCCTTTTAATCTGCTGTTGAAGTtgatttattagtattttattgaggatttttgcatttgtattcatcagagatatagtatttttctttgtttgtagtgtctttggctttggtatcagaataattCTGGACtcataaaattagtttggaaatgttccctcctcttcaagtttttggaagaatttgagaaggattggtgttaatttttcttcaaatgtttggtagaattcttcagtgaagccatctgggcctgagcttttattttttgggaGGTTTTGACTACCAgttcaatctccttactaattATAGAtaggtctgttcagatttcctatttctttatgattcagttctggtagattatatgtttctaggagttggtccatttcttctaggttatccaatttgctGCCATAGAATTGTTCATTCTGGTCccttataattattgttttatttctgtgacataagtgtattattttataataaaatgcatcttttatttctggttttgagtattttctcttttttcctcagtctagctaaaagtttgtcagttttgttgattttttttgaaacaaaccaactctcagtttccctttttccccccattttatattctctatttcatttatttatgcccTAATGtttagtctttctttccttctcctaaCTTTGGggttagtttgtttttctttttctagctccttgagctgtaaaattaggttgtttatttgagatctttcttcttttttaacgtAGGCGTTCACCACTATAAATTCTACTCTGCTGCTTTTCCTACATCCATAAGGTTTGGTATGTTGTGTTGTCACTTTGCTTACCtcagaatattttctcatttcccttttgatgtcttctttggcCTGTTGGCCAAATTCAAGAGTGTGTTATTCAACTTCTACATTTGTGAACTTTCcggttttctttctcctgttgatttccagtttcattctgttgtggtcagaaaagatacatggtatgaGTTCAGTCTTgataaatttgttaagacttgttttgtgacgtAACATGTGATCTCTCCTGGAGGATATTCTGTGTATGCTTGTGAAGAATGTATATATTCTGCAGGTGTTGTGTGGAATGTCCATTTGGTCTATCGTGTTGTTCAATTactctgtttcctcattgatCTTGTATCTGGatattctatccattattgaaagtgagtTTTGAAACTCTTATATTATTGCGTTGCTGCCTATTACTCCCTTcagttttttaatgtttgtttcatatatttgggtgctctgGTGTtggctttatatatatttgtaattgttatatcttcctggtgAGCTGACCcatcattatatcatgtgcctctttgtctcttgtgacagTTTTTGatataaagtctattttgtctgatatagtATGGCCATCCTTGCCTGCTCTCATTTCTGTTTGCAGAGAATATCTTTTTACATCCTTTCACTTTCATCCTGTGTGTCCTTAAATCTCAAATGAGTCTCTAGTTCACAGCATATCTTTAGatcttggttttttgttgttgttaatccaTTTAATCATCAGAAGTGTTAGAATTCTTAAGCATTTCTTTGAACTCAGTTAATCTGTAAATctggttgcttttatttttatttttttatttttgaacttttatttgtgacaatattttattttacctttgttttctttttaagtgaactCTATGCCTtacatggggcttggactcacgaccccaagatcaggagtcacaagCTCTACCAACTCCAACCAGGGTACCCCCTGGTTGTTTTTTAGATCTAAGTATATTTCTCAGAACTAAAGTAACTTGattttcctccccctcctcatttAATATTCGTattgtctctttctcctttcacAGACACTGCATATCTGATTCATAGACAAGACCACAATTTGATTCCAAAGATGTGTTCCACAAACCCAGGCAACTGGGTCACATTTGATGATGACCCTGCTTTTCAGTCTTCTCAAAAGTCAAAGAATTTACCTCTGGAGAATCAAGGCATTTGTAGGCCCAATGGACTTAAGCTGAACCTTTCTGGTGCTAAGGAATTTCCCAGTGGATCTTCCTCTGCCAACAGTacgcctctctcctctcccatcatAGACTTTTACTTTAGTCCAGGACCTCCAAGTAACTCTCCTCTTTCTACACCTACCAAGGACTTCCCAGGTTTTCCTGGCATCCCCAAAGCAGGGACTCATATGCTTTATCCTATCCCAGAATCATCCTCAAACAGTCCACTAACAACATCAGGAGGAGGCTCTTCCTTATTGCCTACTAAATCAACTTGTTTATCCCACACTTCCTTACCCAGTGAGCACGCATGTACACATCCTGCTCCCAAAGTGGGTCTTCCAGATGAAGTTAGCCCTCCCCAGGCCGAAAGCCTAGGGTTTCAAAGTGATACTCCCCAGTTTCAGTATTTTCGGGAGGACTGTGCTTTTTCAAGTCCATTTTGGAAAGACGAAGGCAGTGTTTCCCAGTTTGCCTTTGACCCTCCAGGAAGCAGAAAGATGTACGCATCAAGAGACAAAGACATGCCTGTCGATCAAAAAAGCTTAAATCAGTGTTCACTCAACTACATCTGTGAGAAACTTGAACATCTCCAATCAGCTGAGAACCAAGACTCCTGTGGAAACTTGTCTATGCAGTGTCAGTATGCTGAAGACACTGCCTCTTCCTTTGTCCCCCACACACTCTTCAGGAGTCAGCCCAAACCTGGATGGTCTTTCATGTTGAGGATTCCTGAGAAGAAGAACATGATGTCTTCCCGTCAGTGGGGACCAATTTTTCTAAAAGTCTTACCTGGTGGAATTTTGCAAATGTATTATGAGAAGGGCTTAGAAAAACCATTTAAGGAGTTACAGCTTGATTTGCACTGCAGGCTTTCTGAACCCAAAGTTGAGAACTTTAGTGTGGCAGGAAAAATCCATACTGTGAAGATTGAACATGTGTCTtacacagaaaaaaggaaataccacTCTAAGACAGAAGTCGTTCATGAACCAGACATCGACCAGATGCTGAAGTTAGGGTCCACAGAGTACCACGATTTCCTCGACTTCCTGACTACTGTGGAGGAGGAGCTGACGAAGCTGCCAGCTGTTTCGAAACCAAAAAAGATCTATGAGGAACAAGAAATTTCCCTGGAAATTGTGGACAATTTTTGGGgtaaaatcacaaaagaagaaggaaaattggTTGAAAGTGCTGTCATAACTCAAATCTGTTGCCTCTGCTTTGTGAATGGAAACACGGAATGCTTTTTAACCTTGAATGACCTTGAGCTGCAGAAGCGAAATGAACGCTATTTTGAAAAAGACCCAGAAAAGAAGGGGATTGATATTCTTGACCATCATTTTCATAAGTGTGTGAAAGCACAAGAATTCGAGCAATCAAGAATCATTAAGTTTGTCCCGCTGGATGCCTGCCGGTTTGAGCTGATGCGTTTTAAGACTTTGTATGGTGGGGAGGATCTTCCCTTTACCCTCAAGTCTGTCGTGGTTGTCCAGGGGGCATACGTGGAGCTTCAGGCCTTTGTCAACATGACCCCATTGACTCAGAGACCATCCTGTGCCAGTTCCTTGAGGTCCTGTGACAACATAATGATACACTTTCCTGTCCCATCACAGTGGATCAAGGCCCTCTGGACCATGAACCTCCAGAGGCAGAAGTCCCTGAAAGCCAAAATGAACCGCCGGGCGTGTCTGGGGAGTTTACACGAACCTGAATCTGAACCTGTTATACAGGTCACTGTGGGCTCCGCAAAATATGAGAGTGCCTACCGGGCCGTGGTATGGAAGATTGACCGGCTTCCCGataaaaattcaagtaaataGTCAACATGCCAAGTTGATTTTCTTGGGAAATAGCTTCAATGTTTTCATCCCCCTCCTTGGGTTGAAACCCGGCTGAGACACATGATAACTTCAATCCCCAGaggccacacacacaccaggcaaTGGTGGGAGGCGAAACATTTAGTCAAACAGCTGAATTTGTTCTCTGTGCCTATTTCTACCAGATaagtttaacttaaaaaaaaaatttttttttaaatatcatttaaaaaataccctcCGCTAAGATTTTGTTGTGGATGGTGGCACTGAGGGAAGATTTCTAGTTGAACTTTTTGACATC
Proteins encoded in this region:
- the STON1 gene encoding stonin-1; amino-acid sequence: MCSTNPGNWVTFDDDPAFQSSQKSKNLPLENQGICRPNGLKLNLSGAKEFPSGSSSANSTPLSSPIIDFYFSPGPPSNSPLSTPTKDFPGFPGIPKAGTHMLYPIPESSSNSPLTTSGGGSSLLPTKSTCLSHTSLPSEHACTHPAPKVGLPDEVSPPQAESLGFQSDTPQFQYFREDCAFSSPFWKDEGSVSQFAFDPPGSRKMYASRDKDMPVDQKSLNQCSLNYICEKLEHLQSAENQDSCGNLSMQCQYAEDTASSFVPHTLFRSQPKPGWSFMLRIPEKKNMMSSRQWGPIFLKVLPGGILQMYYEKGLEKPFKELQLDLHCRLSEPKVENFSVAGKIHTVKIEHVSYTEKRKYHSKTEVVHEPDIDQMLKLGSTEYHDFLDFLTTVEEELTKLPAVSKPKKIYEEQEISLEIVDNFWGKITKEEGKLVESAVITQICCLCFVNGNTECFLTLNDLELQKRNERYFEKDPEKKGIDILDHHFHKCVKAQEFEQSRIIKFVPLDACRFELMRFKTLYGGEDLPFTLKSVVVVQGAYVELQAFVNMTPLTQRPSCASSLRSCDNIMIHFPVPSQWIKALWTMNLQRQKSLKAKMNRRACLGSLHEPESEPVIQVTVGSAKYESAYRAVVWKIDRLPDKNSSPDHPHCLSYKLELGSDQEIPSDWYPFATVQFGMLDTCASKTEVRSLGVESDVQPQKHVHQRACYNIQVEIEKKRIKIDGEDPDKAGDCITQ